Part of the Bacteroidota bacterium genome, AACCAACAGCTAAAAATCCATTGTCATTGGTTTTTATTATTTTCCTAAATGATTCATGATCAGGATTTCCAGGAACTCCTTGCCCCAAACCATACCTTTTGGTCCAGAGCGTATCTCCAACTGCATTAATTTTCATTATATAGCAATCCCGGTTAATTCTAATACCCAAAGTATCTTTATCAATTATGATTCCTGCAATAACAAAGGTGCTATCCTCTAATTCGATCACACTATGTGCTATATTTTCTATGCTGTCTGCTATATTGTAGATTTTATCCCATACTCTGTTGCCCAGAGAATCCGTTTTGTTTACATATAATTTATACCCTATAAAAACAAATGAAGTACTGTCTTCTGTAAAAATAACAGTCCCACCAACGGATAAATATCCTTTATCCAATGTTATGCATACTGATTGAAAACCTTCAAAAGTAGCAGTTGGGTAACCGTTAAATGGCTGCCCGTAATCATACTGTTTATTAAAATAAACAACCTGTGCTTTTGTGCACAGGTTGTTTAGAATTAAGAACAATAATATTAGCAAGCTGAATTTTTTCATTTATTTTGAAATTAACAGTTTTTCTCTTCCAACTACTCTGTTTCCATCAATTAACATGCAATAATAAACTCCGGAAGGCAAATCGGAAAGATCCAATTGAATGGTTGCCGGATTTTCAAAATTTCCGTTTAAAGATAAAACTTTTTTACCAAACAGGTCAAACACCGCAACTTCAGTCACGGTATGGTTTTCGTGTGAATCAACAAAAACAGTTAGCTGTGTACTTGCAGGATTTGGCACTAATTTTACAGTGCTATGTCCTTTAGTTATTGTACCTTTTTCAGTACTTACTGCTTTTGTATCCTGGTCTCCATTGCTCGTTCTTAAACTGTTAACATTCAGCCTGTGCGGTTCCCTAAAATATACCTGATCCATTACCGAGCTTAATACACCTTGTGTCGCAAAAGCTTCGATTAGCAGACAAATCTATACTATTTATCGTTACATTAAACATTACATGCGATTAATGCAAAATATAGTTTTCAACACTTTTGTAAAAGTTGCTATTCCCTAAAGTTAGCAGACAGAAAGGCTTTGAATCAGAGTCCCAATGCATACTTTAAAGTTTCCTATATCAAAAATCCCTACTATAATAAGAAAGCAGGGGTATTAAAATTGCAAGAGAAAATTAATCATGAAATAAAAAACTCCGTATGGGGCGAAGCACTTATGGTTTATGAGACTAAGTGGACCAAATAAAAAATGCAGCACTAATCATTAAGTCAGGAACGAAGCCCTTCCGCACGAGTAAGCACATTCACAATTCCCTCTAAATCCTATCGCAAACCAAAAATTGTAAATAAGCTTCCCTTCTGCCTTCCCTAAGCTAGGATTTAATTTTTTTTCTCCCCTCTCTAAAAAAAACAAAACACACAACCCACACTGCGCCTGTCACTATTCATTGACGTTATACTGCAATTCGAAAGTAATAGTAGTTACCTAGACAAGTGGGAAATGCCAACGGCTAACATTGCATACCCTCAAGTGGCGGTCTAGGTACTCTATTGCAAAGCCTTGAATTTCTATTAACTTTGCTGCTCGCGGTTTTTGGTTCGGTGCAATAATCGCCACCTGCGTATATGCAAATACCGTTAGCCGTAAGCATTGCGGAGAGGTGCGACAGACGGGACAGTCAGCCTTTTTCATTGAGAAACTTTTGTACAATTTTCAACATGTCAAGCAGGCCATTGCTTCGTGCTTTGTTTTTTTCCTCCCCGCATAAAAAAATTGAAATCCCAACCGCACAAAATAGCACTTTGCCTTTTGCCCCAATCACACAATCTAACACTCCTTGGCAAAAGTCAAAAAGCTATTTTTTACCACGCGAGTTTCTGCTAAATCTTTCAGAATAGAATATGTTTTTCAATATAAATAAACAGTAAGATAAACTTAAAGTTTATTTTGGCTAATAATTTGAGATTGAAAACTAATATTCCAAGATCAGAATCCCATTTTTTTTTCATTTGTAATTAAAGTTATATTTTGCTAACCCTTTATTAGTTCCAATCCATAGATTGCCTTCCTGATCGGAGGTGATAGATAAAACGGTATCAGAGGGCAGTCCTGAATTTCTTGTATTAATTATATCCCATTTCCCCTGACCATACTTAATTATACCAAGTTTATCAGTAGCAATCCATATAGTATTATTTTTGTCAATATGAATATCAAAAATATAAGTATTTAAACTATTTTCAAGTGCAG contains:
- a CDS encoding T9SS type A sorting domain-containing protein, which gives rise to MDQVYFREPHRLNVNSLRTSNGDQDTKAVSTEKGTITKGHSTVKLVPNPASTQLTVFVDSHENHTVTEVAVFDLFGKKVLSLNGNFENPATIQLDLSDLPSGVYYCMLIDGNRVVGREKLLISK